The Enhydrobacter sp. sequence CGGGCTCGCGGCAGGGGATCGGCCCGATGGTTGGGATGTCGCCGGGCTTGGGGGAGAAGGCGAAGGTGGCGCGGCAGCGCTGGCCGTTGCGGCGCTCGACGACGAGCTCGTTGCGGGGCTGCAGGTCGACCAGGTAGACCTCGCCGTCGTAGCCGACCGGGGCGGTGGCGCGGCTCGACTGCAGGGTGGCGATGCTGCCGAGGGGGATCGGCCGGCCGGCCTCGTCCTTGAGCCGCACCAGAGCGCCGTGGCTGGTCTTGATGGGGAAGCGCACGACGACGCCGGAGCGGTCCTGCGGGCGGACCTCGCGGGTGGTGTAGGGCACGGTGGCGTCGACCGGCACGTCGGTCGGGTCGATCGAGAGGTGGTTGAGCTCGAAGGCGCGCAGGTCGGGCACCAGCACCTGGCCGGCGGCGTTGGTGACGCCGGCGTCGCGGTTCTCCTGCTGCACGTGCACGCCCGGCACGCCGTCGGTGTCGACCACGGCGAAGCTGTCGTCGATGCGGTTGGAGGCGAACAGCCCGCCGCCGGCCCAGGAGACGGCGCCGCGGGCCTCGGCCTGGAAGGTGGTCTGGCCGGCCAGCCGGTCGACGCCGCCCAGCGCCAGGCCCCAGGGCGACTTGTACTGCAGCTCGGCGAACTCGTGGTCGGCATTGACGTCGGAGCCGCCGCCGAACAGGCGCCAGCCCCAGTCGCCGATCACGTCGGCGGTCTGGCTGGCCTGCAGCTGGGCCGCGCGCTCCTGGTTGGTGGCGCTGGCGCTCAGCCCGGCCGAGCTGCGCCGGCCCAGCGGCACGGTGAGGCCGACCATCACGCCGCGCCCGCCGTAGCCGGCGAGATCGTCGTAGGCGGTGGCGTAGAGCGAGACGTTGTCCAGCACCTGGGCCGACCAGGTGGCGGAGACGAGGTGCGTGCTCTGGGCCGGCTGGAGATAGAAGAACTGGCCGTAGGCCGAGACCGTCTGCACCATGGCGGCGGCGCGCTCGATGCCGTTGTAGGCGACGCTCAGCGAGCCGTACTTGCCGAGCGCCAGGCCGGCGCTGGCGTTGATCTGCAGCTGCGCCGCCGGCTGGCCGTTGGCCGCGGCGATGTCGGCGAAGTTGAAGCTGGCGAAGGTCGCCGAGGCGGCGAGGTTCAAGGGCTGGCCGAGCCGCTGCAGGCCGACCGTGACCTGGCCGCCGGTCCCGCCCGAGCCGCCGCTCACGGCGGCGGCGAGGTTGACGGCGGCGAGGTCGAAGGCGTTCCAGACCAGCCCGGCGCCGCCCATGAAGACGCCGTCGGTGCCCTCGGCATGGGCCTCCACGGTGAAGGCGTCGGACAGGCCGCGCCGCCAGGTGGCCGCGCCCGCGGCGGCGCCGTAGTCGTTGCTGATCAGCCCCCAGTTGCGCCGCACCAGCCCGCCCTCGAGCGAGAAGGTCTGCAGGCCGGGGGCCAGCAGCGAGGCGCTGGCGTAGAACGGCAGCTCGGTCGTCACCTGGCGGCCGAGCGCATTGGTCACGGTCATCATCACCGTGCCGGCGCCGGTGATGACCGGCAGCTGCGGCACTTGGAACGGGCCGGGCTGCACCTCGCGGCTGAGCACGCGGTTGCCGTTGACCAGCACGTCGACCGTCGAGGGCACGGCCACCGTGCCGCTGACCACCGGCAGCGGGAAGGTGACGAGGTCGGGCCGCATCGAGAAGTCGGACGTGACCTGGCCGCCGCCCAGCCGCACCGGGCGGGTCCAGCTGAGGCCGCCGCTGATGAAGTCGCCGGCGCGGTAGCGCATCAGGTCGTCGGGGTCGGAGTAGACGTAGGTCGAATCGAGGCGGATCGCCGAATAGCCGCTGAGCCCCGCCGGGTTGCCGCCGACATAGGCCAGCAGGCCGTTGGACAGCACCCCCCAGGGCGAGAAGGCGCGGAAGTCGAACAGGCCGCTGCCCACCCCCGGGGTGCCGGGGCCGAGCCCCAAGGGATTGGTCGAGCTGGCGGTGACGTCGTAATTGAGGGTGGCGCCGATGCCGCTCTCGACCGTGCCGCCGCTGCCCGGCGTCGTGCCCGCCACCTCGAGCAGCTCGGGCAGCAGCCGCTTGGGCCCGGCCGTGACGTGCAGGGTCTGGGTCGGCGCATCGAGGCGGGCGGCGAAGTCGGGGAGGTCGGCGAGCTTCACCAGCTTGTCCGGGGTCTCGGCGGTGGCCGCGGGGACGCGAAAGCCCAGCTCGCGCAGCGCGTCGCGCCGGGCGTAGAGCGCGCCGTCGCGCTGCACGAACTCGCCGATCTTGCCGGTCGGATAGCCGTTGACCACCACCTCCAGAAGCAGCGTCTCGTCGGCCAGCGCCGGCCTCGGCCGCGCCATCACCGCCGACAGCACGACGATCGCCGCCACCAGCGCCGCCCGCAGGATCGCCCCGCCGTCACCGGCCATTCACGTCACCGGCCATCCACGTCACCGGCCATTCACGGCAACCGGCTGGTCGATCGCCCCGTCCGCGCCGCTGCCGGTGAGGCGCAGGGCGCCGCCCGGCGGCCGGCCGGCCAGGCGCCAGCGCCGCGTCGTGCCGGCCAGCAGATAGGGCGAGACGTTCTTGGTCTCCACCGCCACCGTCGCGCCGCCGGCCGCGCGCAGCGCCAGATCGTGCACCTTGAGATGGCGGGTGCCGTCGTTGACGCCGACCAGGAAGCTCTGCCCGCCCGCGCTCTCGACGTGCCACGTCACGTGCGGCGCCACCCGCGCCTGCGGCAGGACGAAGATCGGGATCGAAAGACGCAGCGCCACCTGCACGATGCCCGGCGCCGCCGGCGGCGGGATCTGGTCGACCAGGATGCGGTAGGTCGCCTCGCGCTCGGCCGGCAGGCGCCGCAGCACCAGCCGGATCACCTGGCTCGCCCCCGCCGCGATCGTCCCCAAAGGCGGGCTGGCCAGCAGCGCGTCGGTGTCGTCCAGCTCCACCTCGCCGTTCTCGTTCTGGCGCCATCCGTACGCCCGCACCTGAAACGACGTCTGACCCGCGCTCATCACCCTCAGAACCGCCGCCTTCTGCCCCGGCGCCAGCTCGATCGTCACAGGCAATACCGTCAGCGCCTGCGCCTGCGCAGACACTGCACCCGAACCCAGGACAAGCGGCGCAGCCATGAGGGCGAGCGCCATCGCACGCAAAACTC is a genomic window containing:
- a CDS encoding fimbria/pilus periplasmic chaperone, producing the protein MNALARVLRAMALALMAAPLVLGSGAVSAQAQALTVLPVTIELAPGQKAAVLRVMSAGQTSFQVRAYGWRQNENGEVELDDTDALLASPPLGTIAAGASQVIRLVLRRLPAEREATYRILVDQIPPPAAPGIVQVALRLSIPIFVLPQARVAPHVTWHVESAGGQSFLVGVNDGTRHLKVHDLALRAAGGATVAVETKNVSPYLLAGTTRRWRLAGRPPGGALRLTGSGADGAIDQPVAVNGR